Proteins encoded in a region of the Bombyx mori chromosome 23, ASM3026992v2 genome:
- the Gpx gene encoding glutathione peroxidase — MTISFRVIAKLATPIIGNVICLSRAQLSTVRMTSNPDYKAATSIHEFTVKNIKGEDVKLDVYKGHVCIIVNVASQCGLTANNYKQLNELYEQYGESKGLRILAFPCNQFAGQEPGNPEEIVCFASERKVKFDLFEKVDVNGDNASPLWKYLKHKQGGTLGSFIKWNFTKFIINKDGVPVERHGPNTDPLDLVKSLEKYW; from the exons atGACAATCAGTTTTAGAGTGATAGCCAAGCTTGCTACGCCTATCATCGGCAACGTAATTTGTTTATCGCGAGCGCAATTAAGTACAGT AAGAATGACATCGAATCCGGATTATAAAGCTGCGACATCCATTCACGAATTTACAGTCAAAAACATTAAAGGTGAAGACGTGAAGCTGGATGTCTACAAAGGCCATGTTTGTATCATTGTGAATGTTGCTTCTCAGTGCGGCCTTACTGCGAACAATTACAAACAATTGAATGAGCTCTATGAACAATACGGAGAGAGCAAAG GTCTCCGCATTCTGGCTTTCCCTTGTAATCAGTTTGCTGGTCAAGAGCCTGGCAATCCAGAAGAGATAGTTTGCTTTGCCTCTGAGCGTAAAGTCAAATTCGATTTGTTTGAGAAAGTTGATGTCAATGGAGACAATGCCAGTCCACTGTGGAAGTATTTGAAG CATAAGCAAGGAGGCACCCTTGGTAGCTTCATCAAGTGGAACTTTACCAAGTTCATCATAAACAAGGATGGAGTTCCAGTTGAACGCCACGGCCCCAATACTGACCCGTTGGATTTGGTCAAATCACTTGAAAAATATTGGTGA
- the LOC105841321 gene encoding uncharacterized protein LOC105841321, with product MEEIMKALQNIQKELNAQKIEIQKSGEKVTEQVTLNIINKLEEKFSILEEKHQTLKENVEQQEKRIQFMEKQARQRNIIFFGIEESETSYHNLENNILQFISERLLLKLDCRDIQEIKRVGKKGDKPRPIIVTFSTLGSKVSILKHKRLLKDTQYYLNEDYPKHILEKRKELQEEANREREKGNKVMIKYDKLVILKSNNKRILMTSPESDPNSQALVGNSTTRPIKKKKKNNQTHIYLDQIVSQKEFLNQAF from the coding sequence ATGGAAGAAATCATGAAAGCcttacaaaatattcaaaaagaaCTGAACGCtcaaaaaatagaaattcagaAAAGTGGTGAAAAGGTGACAGAGCAAGTAACACTCaacataattaacaaattagAAGAGAAATTTTCCATATTGGAAGAAAAACATCAAACTTTGAAAGAAAATGTTGAACAACAAGAAAAAAGGATTCAATTTATGGAAAAACAAGCAAGACAAAGAAACATAATTTTCTTCGGTATCGAAGAGAGTGAGACATCCTATCATAACTTGGAGAACAATATATTGCAATTCATAAGTGAAAGACTGTTATTAAAATTGGATTGTAGAGATATTCAAGAAATAAAGAGAGTGGGGAAAAAGGGTGATAAGCCGCGACCAATAATTGTAACCTTTTCTACCCTTGGTTCAAAGGTCAGCATTCTCAAGCATAAAAGATTATTAAAAGACACCCAATACTACTTAAACGAAGACTACCCTAAACACATACTAGAAAAAAGGAAAGAACTACAGGAGGAAGCAAATAGAGAGCGCGAGAAAGGAAATAAAGTCATGATAAAATACGATAAGcttgttatattaaaatcaaataacaaaagAATACTGATGACTTCACCAGAGTCAGATCCCAATTCCCAAGCACTAGTTGGTAATAGTACAACAAGAcccattaagaaaaaaaaaaaaaacaatcaaacccATATATACCTAGATCAAATAGTGTCTCAGAAGGAGTTCTTAAACCAAGCATTCTAA
- the LOC101739286 gene encoding iron-sulfur cluster assembly scaffold protein IscU isoform X1, whose protein sequence is MAFLINGIRRCMCLKGFGSPNVILAAPYHANVIDHYENPRNVGSLDKKDKNVGTGLVGAPACGDVMKLQIKVDENGKIVDAKFKTFGCGSAIASSSLATEWVKGKTVDEALKLKNTDIAKELSLPPVKLHCSSKFLIVKLQFINIVMICTKLFLLEL, encoded by the exons atggcTTTTTTAATCAACGGAATTCGTCGATGTATGTGTCTTAAAGGCTTTGGAAGTCCTAATGTGATTCTTGCGGCACCTTATCATGCAAAC GTCATTGACCATTACGAGAATCCTCGCAATGTTGGTTCATTGGATAAGAAAGATAAAAATGTAGGTACAGGCCTCGTTGGTGCACCTGCATGTGGAGACGTAATGAAGTTGCAAATCAAAGTGGACGAGAATGGAAAAATCGTTGATgccaaatttaaaacttttggaTGTGGTTCAGCTATAGCTTCAAGCTCTCTTGCCACTGAATGGGTTAAAGGAAAAACAGTTGATGAGGCACTAAAATTGAAGAACACAGATATTGCTAAAGAGCTGTCCTTACCACCAGTCAAGCTTCATTGCTCTAGTaagtttttaattgttaaacTGCAATTTATCAACATAGTAATGATATgtacaaaactttttttactgGAACTGTAA